In a single window of the Zea mays cultivar B73 chromosome 5, Zm-B73-REFERENCE-NAM-5.0, whole genome shotgun sequence genome:
- the LOC103628354 gene encoding autophagy-related protein 11, producing MLRVLMNCAHLENCLHEAREEARTNKCSADRRVVEYDALRSSALRIHGLFERLNNCITAPGVTGFAESLHSLAASLASSVKKDEAHTTVQFQQCIKILADKVYLLTRQSAELLERYSAMQAVHGGITKELDEKKELIKNLYNKLQQEK from the exons ATGCTGCGAGTCCTC ATGAATTGTGCGCACCTTGAAAACTGTTTACATGAAGCAAGAGAAGAGGCCCGAACAAACAAATGTTCAGCTGACAGAAGGGTTGTTGAGTATGATGCTCTGCGGTCGTCTGCTTTGAGGATACATGGTTTGTTCGAAAGGCTAAATAACTGCATCACTGCACCAGGTGTGACTGGCTTTGCAGAGTCACTGCATTCTTTGGCTGCCTCCTTGGCAAG CTCTGTAAAGAAGGATGAAGCTCATACCACTGTTCAGTTTCAACAATGCATCAAGATCCTGGCGGACAAAGTTTATTTACTGACACGACAGAGTGCTGAGCTGCTAGAACGCTATTCAGCTATGCAGGCAGTACATGGAGGTATCACAAAAGAGCTGGATGAGAAGAAAGAGCTGATTAAGAATCTCTACAATAAACTTCAACAAGAAAAATAG